In Balneolales bacterium ANBcel1, one genomic interval encodes:
- a CDS encoding T9SS type A sorting domain-containing protein, with amino-acid sequence MMRSTAIAGVLALAVSLHPCPWTGMSVAEARPATDDIRISTENSLPEDGRAGLAGGGDWSHIPRSRTFDVVTWNIEWFGDATRGPSDNELQFNNVVEIIQTMQPDLIGVQEIADQAQFDRLMDELPEYEGFITNFSQPQQTGFIFRSESVDTLFTRMLDSQMGMSFYHWAGRFPLEVAFVASVEDTDKVMMAVVIHAKAMSDEKDYNRRVAASAQIKEYFDHSIGSTPLLFLGDYNDRVTGTNAGDDLPSPYRNFVLDPYYEVVTLPVEEAGEASWPGIGSHFEASMIDHITVNRPLADSWLRGSERVYYPYYISQYHNTTSDHYPVKARFDITGKATVTSAGTGDDTPPAEHPGPARLMANYPNPFNPATSIPFRLEEPTRASLTIYSTLGQKVAQPVRDRFHPAGTHTVRFEAGSLPSGLYLYELRTDGGFRTARTMHLVK; translated from the coding sequence ATGATGCGTAGCACCGCCATTGCGGGGGTTCTGGCACTGGCGGTGTCACTACATCCCTGCCCGTGGACCGGGATGTCGGTTGCCGAGGCCCGTCCCGCAACAGACGACATCCGTATCTCTACCGAAAACTCCCTGCCGGAGGATGGTCGTGCAGGTTTGGCCGGCGGAGGCGACTGGTCGCATATCCCCCGTTCGAGAACGTTCGATGTGGTGACCTGGAACATTGAGTGGTTCGGAGATGCCACACGCGGCCCGTCCGACAACGAGCTCCAGTTCAATAACGTTGTGGAGATCATCCAAACCATGCAGCCCGACCTGATCGGTGTCCAGGAGATTGCCGACCAGGCGCAGTTCGACCGCCTGATGGATGAATTGCCGGAATACGAAGGGTTTATCACAAACTTCTCGCAGCCTCAGCAGACCGGGTTCATCTTCCGCTCCGAATCGGTGGATACCCTCTTTACCCGGATGCTGGACTCGCAAATGGGGATGAGTTTCTATCACTGGGCGGGCCGTTTTCCGCTCGAAGTGGCATTCGTCGCGTCGGTCGAAGATACCGACAAAGTGATGATGGCGGTGGTGATCCACGCCAAGGCCATGTCGGACGAAAAAGATTACAACCGGCGGGTGGCGGCATCGGCGCAAATCAAGGAGTACTTCGATCACAGCATCGGCTCAACACCGCTCCTGTTCCTCGGCGACTACAACGACAGGGTGACTGGAACCAATGCCGGCGACGACCTGCCCTCCCCATATCGCAATTTCGTACTGGATCCCTATTACGAAGTGGTTACCCTGCCGGTGGAAGAGGCGGGTGAGGCCTCCTGGCCCGGCATCGGAAGCCATTTTGAGGCCAGCATGATCGACCACATAACGGTTAACCGGCCGCTGGCCGACTCATGGTTGCGCGGATCGGAGCGAGTCTATTATCCGTATTACATTTCGCAGTACCATAACACAACCTCCGACCACTATCCGGTAAAAGCCCGTTTTGACATCACCGGGAAGGCTACGGTCACCAGCGCCGGAACCGGCGACGATACGCCGCCCGCCGAGCACCCCGGTCCCGCCCGCCTGATGGCGAACTACCCAAACCCGTTCAATCCGGCTACTTCCATCCCTTTCCGGCTGGAGGAGCCGACACGAGCCAGTCTCACCATCTACAGTACGCTCGGACAAAAGGTTGCGCAGCCTGTCCGTGACCGCTTCCACCCTGCCGGCACGCACACGGTGCGATTCGAGGCCGGGTCGCTGCCGTCCGGCCTCTACCTGTACGAATTGCGAACCGACGGCGGATTCCGAACAGCCCGGACGATGCATCTGGTCAAATAG
- a CDS encoding type II toxin-antitoxin system RelE/ParE family toxin, which translates to MLKVYLSPLAEKKLSLLLEFIEQQWTKKERDEFLQKVLNTFKRVATHPESCPKSDTFPNLFKCVVSKQTSFFYRFSSEELEIITIFDNRQNPHKIDTEIKKYFSQ; encoded by the coding sequence GTGCTTAAAGTCTACCTCTCCCCTTTGGCTGAAAAGAAGTTATCGTTACTTCTTGAATTTATTGAGCAACAATGGACCAAAAAGGAACGAGACGAGTTCCTGCAAAAAGTATTAAACACATTCAAAAGAGTAGCTACTCATCCTGAGAGTTGTCCAAAGTCGGATACTTTTCCGAATCTATTTAAATGTGTTGTGAGTAAACAAACATCGTTTTTCTATCGATTCAGCTCTGAAGAGCTTGAAATTATAACGATTTTTGATAATCGTCAGAATCCACATAAAATTGATACTGAGATCAAAAAATATTTTAGCCAATAA